Proteins encoded within one genomic window of Terriglobus sp. TAA 43:
- a CDS encoding circadian clock KaiB family protein: MPNPAGDSHDEDVEGEIASQTLREFEALVADLSQPKYVFRLYVAGNSNRSRQAITNVREICERYLAGNYELDVVDVYQQPEVTKHADVIALPTLIKELPFPPKKFVGDMSDTERIVVGLKLRS; this comes from the coding sequence ATGCCTAACCCAGCTGGCGATTCCCACGACGAGGATGTTGAAGGAGAGATTGCGAGCCAGACGCTGCGCGAGTTTGAGGCTTTGGTTGCGGATTTGTCTCAGCCGAAGTACGTTTTCCGGCTCTACGTCGCTGGAAACAGCAACCGGTCCCGTCAAGCGATCACGAACGTCCGCGAAATCTGTGAACGCTATCTCGCCGGCAACTACGAGTTGGATGTCGTGGACGTCTATCAGCAGCCGGAAGTCACGAAGCACGCTGATGTAATCGCTCTTCCCACCTTGATCAAAGAATTACCCTTTCCTCCGAAAAAGTTCGTTGGCGATATGTCCGACACCGAGCGAATCGTTGTGGGCCTGAAGCTGAGGAGCTGA
- the kaiB gene encoding circadian clock protein KaiB, producing the protein MTPRAPRTDQIAEPEDKSKTWLLRLYVAGQTAKSIAAFTNLKRICETHLKGLYQIEVVDLLVSPQLAKGDQIVAVPTLVRQLPPPVKKIIGDLAKEERVLIGLDLKSAQADGGRD; encoded by the coding sequence ATGACGCCCAGAGCGCCACGAACGGATCAAATAGCAGAGCCAGAGGACAAGAGCAAGACGTGGCTCCTTCGTCTTTATGTCGCGGGGCAAACCGCGAAGTCCATTGCGGCCTTTACGAACCTGAAGCGCATCTGTGAGACCCATCTCAAGGGTCTCTATCAGATCGAGGTTGTCGATCTCCTGGTTAGCCCGCAACTCGCGAAGGGCGATCAGATCGTCGCTGTTCCGACCTTGGTTCGCCAGCTTCCCCCACCGGTGAAGAAGATCATTGGCGATCTCGCCAAAGAAGAACGGGTCCTGATTGGACTTGATCTCAAATCGGCGCAGGCCGATGGCGGCAGAGATTAA